A genomic segment from Nitrosopumilus sp. K4 encodes:
- the glnA gene encoding type I glutamate--ammonia ligase: protein MPYKVSHGKAIQVTYSPDEVFSRIQHEGIQFIDLQFTGLTGRFHHTTISANTFTPEQMRDGLPKLDGSSIIGFTSIDDSDLLLKPDPNTFAIIPWMTENKTARLLCDVYWGEGRGRLSRDPRGISQKAEEYIKTQGFDSSAWGPEVEFFVFDKIHWDVLTPYKGQSYSIESKEAPWSQEGSGYPMGLQEGYYPSTPSDTLTPFRNECVNILNTNFGVLCDNHHHEVATAGQCEIDIKYDYMTNAADAAQSYKYVIRNVAEKYGKVATMMPKPIAMDSGSGMHVNVSLWKGKSNAFYDPDEEDELSQIGRYFCGGIINHAKALSAICNPTTNSYHRLVPGYEAPAYIAWSAGNRSAIVRVPKHLKGKNYAHLKRLEFRAPDPSSNPYLVFAAVTAAGMDGIKKKMDPGEQVLDDIFKMTKSDRAKRGIGVLPKSLGEALDELESDRKFLNPIYTNDVIDKIIELERRDQREISIRPHPHEFYLYFDV from the coding sequence TTGCCCTATAAAGTTAGTCATGGAAAAGCAATCCAAGTAACATATTCGCCAGACGAAGTGTTTTCTAGAATTCAGCATGAGGGCATTCAGTTTATAGATTTACAGTTTACTGGATTAACAGGTCGTTTTCATCACACTACAATCTCAGCTAATACATTTACTCCTGAGCAAATGCGAGATGGACTTCCAAAATTAGATGGTTCTTCAATTATTGGATTTACTAGTATTGATGATTCAGATCTTCTTTTGAAACCAGATCCTAATACATTTGCAATAATTCCCTGGATGACTGAAAACAAAACGGCTAGATTGTTATGTGATGTCTATTGGGGAGAAGGCAGAGGAAGACTATCAAGGGATCCTAGAGGAATTTCTCAAAAGGCTGAAGAGTATATCAAGACTCAAGGATTCGATAGTAGTGCATGGGGACCTGAAGTAGAATTTTTTGTTTTTGATAAAATTCATTGGGATGTATTAACACCTTACAAAGGACAATCATATTCAATTGAATCCAAAGAAGCACCGTGGAGTCAAGAAGGATCTGGATACCCAATGGGTCTTCAAGAAGGATACTATCCTAGTACTCCATCTGACACTTTGACACCATTTAGGAATGAATGTGTAAATATTTTGAATACAAATTTTGGTGTGTTATGTGATAATCACCATCATGAGGTAGCAACTGCAGGTCAATGTGAAATTGATATCAAATATGACTACATGACAAATGCTGCAGATGCGGCACAGTCATACAAGTATGTTATTAGAAATGTTGCTGAAAAATATGGTAAAGTTGCAACAATGATGCCAAAACCTATTGCAATGGATTCAGGTTCTGGAATGCACGTGAATGTTAGTTTGTGGAAAGGGAAAAGCAATGCATTCTATGACCCAGATGAAGAAGATGAATTAAGTCAGATTGGCAGATACTTTTGCGGTGGAATAATTAATCATGCAAAAGCATTATCTGCAATTTGTAATCCTACTACAAACTCTTATCACAGATTAGTTCCAGGATACGAAGCACCTGCGTATATTGCATGGAGTGCAGGAAATAGATCTGCAATCGTTAGAGTTCCAAAACACCTCAAAGGAAAAAATTATGCCCATCTAAAGAGACTAGAGTTCAGGGCTCCAGATCCTTCATCAAATCCATATCTGGTTTTTGCGGCAGTTACCGCAGCTGGAATGGATGGAATTAAGAAGAAAATGGATCCTGGGGAACAAGTTCTAGACGACATATTCAAAATGACCAAATCAGACAGAGCAAAAAGAGGAATAGGTGTCTTGCCAAAGAGTTTAGGTGAAGCGTTAGATGAGTTAGAAAGTGATAGAAAATTCCTAAATCCAATTTACACTAATGATGTAATTGATAAAATTATAGAATTAGAGAGAAGAGATCAACGTGAAATTTCAATCAGACCTCATCCTCATGAATTTTATCTATATTTTGATGTCTAA
- a CDS encoding geranylgeranylglyceryl/heptaprenylglyceryl phosphate synthase — translation MTGNKVESFLKSELKKKNALLFVLIDSEVSNLESSSKLAKDVEKIGASAILVGGSSATDQIEMSQVVKGIKKGIKIPIILFPGNVTGVVPDADAILFSSLMNSENPYFITQAQALGAPSVLKFGLEPLPTAYLVIGDGTSAWFVGSARGIPFDKPKIAAAYSLAAQFLGMRFVYLEAGSGAKSSVTPEMVKTVRKTFNGFLIVGGGIKDVETATGIVKAGADALVIGTFLEKGGSIKKLEEIAKAIQRSK, via the coding sequence ATGACTGGAAATAAAGTAGAATCATTTCTAAAATCCGAATTAAAAAAGAAAAACGCATTACTTTTCGTTTTAATTGACTCTGAGGTATCAAATCTAGAATCTTCAAGTAAATTGGCCAAAGATGTTGAAAAAATTGGTGCATCAGCCATTTTAGTTGGTGGTTCATCTGCAACTGATCAGATTGAGATGTCTCAAGTGGTAAAGGGAATAAAAAAAGGAATCAAAATCCCAATAATCCTCTTTCCTGGTAATGTTACTGGTGTTGTGCCCGATGCAGACGCAATCTTATTTAGCTCTCTAATGAACTCTGAAAATCCTTATTTTATCACTCAAGCCCAAGCATTAGGAGCCCCAAGTGTGTTAAAATTTGGTTTGGAACCATTACCTACTGCATATTTGGTAATTGGTGATGGAACATCTGCATGGTTTGTTGGTTCTGCAAGAGGAATACCATTTGACAAACCCAAAATAGCTGCTGCTTACTCACTAGCAGCCCAATTTTTAGGCATGAGATTTGTGTATTTAGAAGCAGGCTCTGGAGCAAAATCTAGTGTTACGCCTGAAATGGTCAAAACAGTACGTAAGACTTTCAATGGTTTTCTTATTGTAGGTGGAGGCATAAAAGATGTAGAAACTGCTACTGGAATTGTCAAGGCAGGAGCTGACGCATTAGTTATTGGCACCTTTTTAGAAAAGGGTGGTAGTATCAAAAAACTCGAAGAAATAGCAAAAGCAATTCAAAGAAGCAAGTGA
- a CDS encoding winged helix DNA-binding protein, with amino-acid sequence MLIEIPDPEVIFSVILAFVVGLGGLYVFYKIRPYIKTSQMDDSSQSERLEYYERQLIDMKIRLDALELQGIETKTEDPNMELKQYLEQLTKKQETVTKPESKIEPIETKEQPQISENTPNIDSNDITEHVLHLITNKVMTSRDIQKALDRSREHTSRLMKKMYEDGLVERNTKTKPYTYSISEKGLEKISAVQQSPTVA; translated from the coding sequence ATGTTAATAGAAATTCCGGATCCTGAGGTGATTTTTAGTGTGATTTTGGCATTTGTGGTTGGTTTAGGAGGTTTGTATGTATTCTATAAAATACGTCCATACATCAAAACATCACAAATGGATGATTCATCACAATCTGAACGACTAGAATATTATGAAAGACAGTTAATTGATATGAAAATACGCCTGGATGCCTTAGAATTGCAAGGTATTGAGACAAAGACGGAGGATCCCAATATGGAATTAAAGCAATATCTCGAACAATTAACAAAGAAGCAAGAAACAGTAACAAAACCTGAAAGTAAAATTGAGCCTATTGAGACAAAAGAACAACCCCAAATATCTGAAAACACGCCTAATATTGATTCAAATGACATCACAGAGCATGTGTTACACCTAATCACGAATAAGGTTATGACGTCACGTGACATTCAAAAGGCATTAGACAGAAGTAGGGAGCACACTTCTAGATTAATGAAAAAAATGTATGAGGATGGATTGGTTGAGCGAAATACCAAAACTAAACCATATACATATTCAATTTCGGAGAAAGGATTGGAAAAAATTTCTGCCGTTCAACAAAGTCCTACAGTTGCATAG
- a CDS encoding AbrB/MazE/SpoVT family DNA-binding domain-containing protein, with amino-acid sequence MSVQENEVLVKITSAGTISIPKQFRKYMDIQKGEYVKLILGKDRLIVRKIIIS; translated from the coding sequence GTGTCTGTACAAGAAAATGAAGTGTTAGTAAAAATTACCTCTGCTGGGACAATTTCAATTCCCAAACAATTCAGAAAATATATGGACATACAAAAAGGTGAATATGTCAAGTTAATTCTAGGTAAAGATAGACTTATTGTTCGTAAAATTATAATTTCTTGA
- a CDS encoding DNA polymerase II large subunit — translation MSENDAISRISGIKMPDYYQNYYSNLSSDTYTIFEKAAAAKSSLVDSSGIIEPKIAFDLADRVAKMHEIDIAEPLRNLLKINGKELSALILSKEIALGKYTLPDSTLEEKLDLAVRVGLAIVTEGVTIAPLQGISEVKIKKNKDGTEYLSVSIAGPMRSAGGTESAVTMLIADHVRKAVGLSKFQANSFDDETGRFIEELRIYEREASSFQFHILDEDIERVISNLPVELDGVDTDPFEVVNHKGMTRIKTDRVRGGALRVLNDGLIGRSKKLLKRIELYNLDGWEWLADLKGAIQTGENQEDAAAKRMREVITGRSVLSMPNKLGGFRLRYGRACNTGFAAVGIHPVIAEILDHTIAVGTQIKIDIPGKGATVAFVDSIETPTVRLRNGNVVKVRDVKHGIEIKKDIEKILHLGDILISFGDFLENNSQLVPSGYVEEFWNEDLKEKLAKYEPDDNFLGMFLEKPPSLDDALKLSIDFKIPLHPKYLYYWDHISAEELEQLLHPTKLNEDSIEYGFDVKKILETLGVPHLVSSEKIVLENQEAKIFFNLLFRNQIKISDLSVPKIISESSGIEIRNKFSTSIGVRIGRPEKAAPRLMKPPTHVLFPISDKGGPTRDLLKASRQPNFFTNIFNRTCTVCNEPSIGIKCSKCGNKTTIHYRCGKCRETLDSPFCEKCKRKTSSHSHQAFPLKARLVTAQEKMGLRAQEPFKGVKELINQDRIAEPLEKGLVRQNFGLTVFKDGTVRFDATNSPLTQFKPSWIGTSIDKLKTLGYTHDVDGNPLTDPDQTVELRMQDVIIPNESGRYLVSICKYIDILLGNFYGKSPFYNVKSTDELIGHLIIGLAPHTSVGIVGRIIGYTETHVCFATPNWHSAKRRDADGDADSIMLLMDSLLNFSRQFLSDRIGGLMDAPLLVQPLVLPHESQPQAHNLEVTKSFPLEFFNDTIDQKKASDITCVEIIKNRLETEKQFYGYDFTHPTSSLTTSKSRSAYSTLGSMLDKFDMQIRNAELIDAVNTTEIVSNVISTHLVPDIMGNLRAYARQNFRCTGCGKSYRRMPLIQTCICGHKLIPTITRGSVEKYLKLAKRLVDKYDVGAYQKGRIHALSDEIDLVFGKSQGDQSLLTDYA, via the coding sequence ATGTCTGAAAACGATGCAATATCACGTATTAGTGGTATTAAAATGCCAGATTATTATCAAAACTATTACTCAAACCTATCTAGTGATACTTACACCATATTTGAGAAGGCAGCAGCAGCAAAATCTAGCCTTGTAGACTCATCAGGAATCATTGAACCCAAAATAGCATTTGATTTAGCAGATCGTGTTGCTAAAATGCACGAAATTGATATTGCTGAACCATTGAGAAATCTGTTAAAAATTAATGGAAAAGAACTGTCTGCATTAATTCTATCAAAAGAGATAGCCTTAGGAAAATATACTCTACCTGACTCGACATTGGAAGAAAAACTAGACCTGGCAGTCAGAGTAGGATTAGCCATTGTTACAGAAGGGGTAACAATTGCTCCATTACAAGGAATTAGTGAGGTTAAAATCAAGAAAAACAAGGACGGAACAGAGTATCTCTCAGTCTCTATTGCCGGACCAATGCGTTCTGCTGGTGGAACAGAATCAGCTGTAACTATGCTGATAGCTGATCATGTTAGAAAGGCTGTAGGTTTATCAAAATTTCAAGCAAATTCATTTGATGATGAAACTGGCCGATTTATCGAAGAATTAAGAATCTATGAAAGGGAAGCAAGCAGCTTTCAATTTCATATTCTAGATGAGGATATTGAACGTGTTATCTCAAATCTCCCTGTTGAACTAGATGGAGTAGATACTGATCCATTTGAGGTTGTTAATCACAAAGGAATGACACGTATCAAAACTGATAGAGTAAGAGGCGGTGCCTTGAGAGTACTTAATGACGGTCTGATTGGAAGATCTAAAAAACTACTCAAAAGAATCGAACTGTATAATCTGGATGGTTGGGAATGGCTGGCCGATCTCAAAGGGGCAATTCAAACAGGAGAAAATCAAGAAGACGCTGCAGCTAAAAGAATGCGTGAAGTGATTACTGGCAGATCAGTGTTATCAATGCCTAACAAACTTGGAGGCTTTCGATTAAGGTACGGTCGAGCATGTAATACAGGATTTGCAGCTGTAGGGATCCATCCTGTCATAGCAGAGATTCTTGACCATACTATTGCTGTAGGGACTCAAATCAAAATTGACATTCCAGGAAAGGGGGCAACTGTTGCTTTTGTTGATTCAATAGAAACCCCAACCGTACGACTAAGAAATGGAAATGTCGTTAAAGTCAGAGATGTAAAACATGGAATTGAAATCAAAAAAGACATTGAAAAAATCTTACATCTTGGAGACATCCTAATTTCCTTTGGAGATTTTTTAGAAAATAATTCCCAACTAGTCCCCTCAGGATATGTAGAAGAATTCTGGAATGAGGATCTAAAAGAAAAACTAGCAAAATACGAGCCTGATGACAACTTTTTGGGTATGTTTCTAGAAAAACCTCCATCACTAGATGACGCATTAAAACTATCAATTGATTTTAAAATTCCATTACATCCAAAATATCTTTACTATTGGGATCATATTTCTGCAGAAGAATTAGAACAGCTACTACACCCAACAAAATTGAATGAAGATTCAATCGAATATGGTTTTGATGTCAAAAAAATACTGGAGACTCTTGGAGTTCCCCATTTGGTTAGTAGTGAGAAAATTGTTTTAGAAAATCAAGAAGCAAAAATTTTCTTCAATCTTCTTTTTAGAAACCAAATAAAAATCTCTGATTTGTCAGTTCCAAAAATAATTTCAGAATCATCTGGGATTGAAATTAGAAACAAATTTTCCACTTCAATTGGTGTGAGAATTGGTAGACCTGAAAAGGCTGCTCCTAGATTGATGAAACCTCCAACTCATGTCTTATTTCCCATCAGCGACAAAGGTGGACCTACCAGAGATCTTCTAAAGGCATCTAGACAACCTAATTTCTTTACGAATATCTTTAACAGAACTTGTACAGTATGTAATGAACCATCTATTGGGATCAAATGTTCAAAATGTGGCAACAAAACAACGATTCATTACAGATGTGGAAAATGTAGGGAAACACTAGATAGCCCGTTTTGTGAAAAATGTAAAAGAAAAACATCATCCCACTCACACCAAGCATTTCCCTTAAAGGCAAGATTAGTCACTGCACAAGAAAAAATGGGCCTTCGGGCTCAGGAACCTTTCAAAGGAGTAAAAGAACTGATAAACCAAGACAGAATTGCTGAGCCTCTTGAAAAAGGATTAGTTCGTCAAAACTTTGGCCTAACTGTTTTCAAAGATGGGACAGTAAGATTTGATGCAACAAACTCTCCACTAACACAATTCAAACCATCATGGATAGGCACTTCAATAGATAAACTCAAGACTCTGGGATACACTCATGATGTTGATGGAAATCCACTCACCGATCCCGACCAAACAGTAGAGCTTCGAATGCAGGATGTCATAATCCCAAATGAGAGTGGACGATATCTAGTATCAATTTGTAAATACATTGACATTCTGTTGGGAAATTTTTATGGAAAATCACCATTCTATAACGTAAAAAGTACTGATGAACTTATTGGACATCTCATAATTGGTCTTGCACCACATACTTCTGTAGGAATTGTAGGCAGAATTATTGGTTATACTGAAACACATGTTTGTTTTGCAACACCAAACTGGCATTCTGCTAAAAGACGTGATGCAGATGGTGACGCAGATTCTATAATGCTCTTAATGGATAGTTTATTGAATTTTTCAAGACAATTTTTATCTGATAGGATTGGAGGCCTTATGGATGCACCACTTCTTGTGCAACCTTTAGTCCTTCCACATGAATCACAACCACAAGCTCACAACCTAGAAGTTACAAAATCTTTCCCACTAGAATTCTTTAATGATACAATAGACCAGAAAAAAGCATCTGATATTACATGTGTAGAAATTATCAAAAATCGTCTTGAGACAGAAAAACAATTCTATGGATATGATTTTACCCATCCAACATCATCTCTTACCACCTCAAAATCTAGAAGTGCATATTCTACACTAGGTTCAATGTTGGACAAATTTGATATGCAAATCAGGAATGCAGAATTGATAGATGCTGTAAACACAACAGAAATTGTATCAAATGTAATTTCAACACATCTAGTTCCTGACATAATGGGAAACCTTCGAGCATATGCTAGACAAAATTTCAGATGCACAGGATGTGGAAAATCATATCGAAGAATGCCGTTAATACAGACTTGTATATGCGGCCATAAGCTTATTCCTACAATTACAAGAGGTTCTGTTGAAAAATATTTGAAACTTGCCAAAAGACTAGTTGACAAATATGATGTAGGCGCTTATCAAAAAGGAAGAATCCATGCACTTTCTGATGAAATTGATCTGGTTTTTGGAAAAAGTCAAGGTGATCAATCTCTTCTAACAGACTACGCTTAG
- a CDS encoding Cdc6/Cdc18 family protein — MSDPIDRLLDAAESGKSIIKNRDILHFTYIPKTIQHRDNEQEQVTQSLLPILKQSRPSNLLVYGKPGTGKTLVVKKIISKIQERVEKSNFPIKLIYSNSKKETTLYGLLVSFGRQLGLIEKELPSTGLAISEVFKRILSKINTEKINVVFVIDEIDYLAELVSKTGKDILYQLTRANESLNNGSLTLIGISNDLTFKEKLDPRVISSLGEEEIVFTNYNVEQIKKILEERISEAFEAGSVEESALNLCAALAGGEHGDARRAIDLIRVAGELAERQQSEKVTKEHVREASQKIEENKEETSLKSYPLHEKLVILAIMKASGSSTGEIYSTYKALCKTVGRDELTQRRITQMLSEIELSGIITGRLVHQGIHGRTKKYKLTISPEMVKKTFKDDLTLQDVI; from the coding sequence ATGTCGGATCCGATAGATAGATTGTTAGATGCAGCAGAATCAGGAAAATCAATCATAAAAAACCGCGACATTCTTCATTTTACCTACATTCCTAAAACTATCCAACATAGAGATAATGAACAAGAACAAGTAACACAATCATTACTACCAATCCTTAAACAATCCCGACCATCAAATCTATTAGTTTATGGAAAACCTGGGACTGGTAAAACATTAGTAGTAAAAAAAATAATTTCTAAAATACAAGAAAGGGTTGAAAAATCAAATTTTCCAATAAAACTAATCTATTCTAATTCAAAAAAAGAGACGACACTTTATGGGTTATTGGTTAGTTTTGGGCGTCAATTAGGATTAATTGAGAAAGAGTTACCCTCAACTGGTTTGGCTATTAGTGAAGTCTTCAAACGAATACTATCTAAAATAAACACTGAAAAAATCAATGTTGTTTTTGTTATTGATGAAATTGACTATCTTGCTGAACTTGTGTCAAAAACTGGTAAAGATATTTTATATCAACTTACAAGGGCAAATGAGAGTCTCAATAACGGTTCTTTAACTCTAATTGGAATTTCTAACGATCTAACATTCAAAGAGAAACTTGACCCACGAGTTATCAGCAGTTTAGGGGAAGAAGAAATAGTCTTTACAAATTATAATGTTGAACAAATCAAAAAAATCCTTGAGGAGAGAATATCAGAGGCATTTGAAGCGGGCTCAGTTGAAGAATCAGCTCTAAATCTTTGTGCTGCTTTAGCAGGAGGAGAACACGGTGATGCTAGAAGAGCAATTGACCTAATCAGAGTTGCTGGTGAACTTGCCGAGAGACAGCAATCGGAAAAGGTTACAAAAGAACATGTTAGAGAAGCTTCACAAAAAATAGAAGAAAACAAAGAGGAAACCTCACTAAAATCATACCCACTACATGAAAAACTAGTAATTCTTGCAATTATGAAGGCATCGGGCTCATCTACAGGTGAGATTTACTCAACCTACAAGGCATTATGTAAGACAGTAGGACGGGATGAACTTACTCAGAGACGAATAACCCAAATGCTAAGTGAAATAGAATTATCAGGAATAATCACTGGAAGACTCGTGCATCAAGGAATTCATGGTAGGACAAAAAAATACAAACTCACAATATCTCCAGAAATGGTAAAAAAGACATTCAAAGATGATCTAACTTTGCAAGATGTTATTTGA
- the glyA gene encoding serine hydroxymethyltransferase yields the protein MATSANKESYNKIFSKLKEHHKWFENSIPLIASENIPSPAVREAIISDFGNRYAEGWPGDRVYAGCVFIDDVEFECMKLAKKLFKAKFADVRPISGVVANLAVYSAFTNPGDVMLAPSIPAGGHISHGKREHSGTAGLVHGLEIEFYPFDAEEMTIDVDKTKQKIKDLEKEKRLPKMAMFGGSLFLFPHPVKELSDFLKNYGMHINYDAAHVAGLIAGGKFQDPLREGADTMTMSTHKTLFGPQGGLVLGSKEHEEPIKKATFPGLTSSHHIHHMAGKAVAFAEALEFGKGYASQVIKNAKNFAEALSSVGFKVLGESRGFTQSHQIAVNVLDYSDGGKVEADLEKANIIVNRQLIPGDIKAGRNYFHPGGIRLGVSEITRLGMKKNEMQEIAEFIKQVVIDKKDPKKILSKVKSMRKNYQKVKYCFDNKLGAYEYVKLR from the coding sequence ATGGCCACGTCTGCAAATAAAGAATCTTACAATAAAATTTTCTCAAAATTAAAAGAACATCACAAATGGTTTGAAAATTCAATTCCTTTGATAGCAAGTGAGAATATTCCTAGTCCCGCAGTCAGAGAGGCGATAATTTCAGATTTTGGAAATAGATATGCAGAAGGTTGGCCAGGAGACAGGGTTTATGCTGGATGTGTCTTCATTGATGACGTAGAATTTGAGTGTATGAAACTTGCAAAGAAGCTTTTCAAAGCAAAATTTGCTGATGTGAGACCTATTTCAGGAGTTGTAGCAAATCTGGCAGTTTATTCAGCATTTACAAACCCCGGTGATGTAATGCTTGCTCCATCAATTCCTGCAGGAGGTCATATTTCACATGGAAAAAGAGAGCATTCAGGAACTGCAGGGTTAGTTCATGGTTTGGAGATTGAATTCTATCCATTTGATGCCGAAGAGATGACAATTGATGTTGATAAGACAAAACAAAAGATAAAGGATTTAGAAAAAGAAAAACGCCTTCCTAAAATGGCAATGTTTGGAGGTTCATTGTTCTTATTTCCACACCCTGTAAAAGAATTATCTGATTTTCTAAAAAATTATGGAATGCACATCAATTATGACGCAGCTCATGTAGCAGGTCTAATTGCTGGAGGAAAATTCCAAGATCCATTAAGAGAAGGTGCAGATACAATGACTATGAGTACTCATAAGACTTTATTTGGCCCACAAGGCGGATTGGTTCTCGGTTCAAAAGAACATGAAGAACCAATCAAGAAAGCTACATTTCCAGGATTAACAAGCAGCCACCATATTCATCATATGGCAGGAAAAGCTGTAGCTTTTGCAGAAGCCTTAGAATTTGGAAAGGGTTATGCTAGTCAAGTAATCAAAAATGCAAAAAATTTTGCAGAAGCTCTTAGTTCTGTAGGTTTCAAAGTTTTAGGAGAGAGTAGAGGGTTTACACAATCACATCAAATTGCTGTAAATGTTCTTGATTATTCGGATGGTGGAAAAGTTGAAGCCGATTTAGAAAAAGCCAACATAATTGTAAACAGGCAACTGATTCCAGGCGATATTAAGGCTGGGCGTAATTATTTCCATCCAGGTGGAATTAGGTTAGGTGTTTCAGAAATCACACGATTAGGTATGAAGAAAAATGAGATGCAGGAAATTGCTGAGTTTATCAAACAAGTAGTAATTGACAAAAAGGATCCAAAGAAGATTCTTTCAAAAGTAAAGTCAATGAGAAAAAACTATCAGAAGGTAAAATATTGTTTTGACAATAAACTTGGTGCCTATGAATATGTCAAATTAAGATAG
- the thsB gene encoding thermosome subunit beta — MGMQATSKGNMPVVLLKEGGSETKGRDAQKNNIAAAKIIAEIVHTSLGPRGMDKMLVDSLGDVTITNDGATILKEIDVQHPAAKMLVEISKTTDNEVGDGTTSAVVLAGALLENAESLLDQDVHPTIIVDGYRKAAKKAKQFLESIADTISANDKTILNKIAKTSMQTKLVRKDSDLLADIIVKSVLAVVEKEGEKFDVDIDDIKVEKKAGGSIKDSMIIQGIVLDKEIVHGGMPRKISDAKIALINTALEINKTETDAKINISNPQQLKSFLDEENRMLKNMVDKVIGSGANVVLCQKGIDDMAQHYLAKAGIIAVRRIKESDLTKLAKATGARIVTNLDDLFEKDLGNAETVEERKIEEDKWVFVEGCKHPKSVTLLLRGGSQRVVDEVERSVHDAIMVVKDVIIDPTIVAGGGAPETYAAAKLRSWAKSLEGREQLAAEKFADALESIPLTLAESAGMDPIDTLTALRSRQLKGEKWTGIDVMKGKIANMKSSDIIEPLAVKLQIVSASSEAACMILRIDDVIATQKSAGPPPGAEGGMPGGMPGMGGMPGGMPGMGGMPDMGGMM; from the coding sequence ATGGGTATGCAAGCGACTTCAAAAGGAAATATGCCTGTTGTTTTACTAAAAGAAGGCGGTTCTGAAACTAAGGGCAGAGATGCACAAAAAAACAATATTGCTGCTGCTAAAATTATTGCTGAAATCGTACATACCAGTTTAGGTCCTAGAGGCATGGATAAAATGCTAGTTGATTCTCTAGGAGATGTAACAATTACAAATGATGGTGCAACCATTTTAAAAGAAATTGATGTTCAACATCCAGCTGCAAAAATGCTAGTTGAAATCTCAAAAACCACTGATAATGAGGTAGGAGATGGTACAACTTCTGCAGTTGTCTTGGCAGGTGCTCTTCTTGAAAATGCGGAATCATTATTGGATCAAGATGTTCATCCAACAATTATTGTAGATGGATATAGAAAGGCAGCAAAGAAAGCAAAACAATTTCTTGAGAGTATCGCTGACACAATATCTGCAAATGATAAAACAATTCTTAATAAAATTGCAAAAACATCAATGCAAACAAAACTTGTAAGAAAAGATTCTGATCTTTTAGCTGACATTATTGTAAAATCAGTTCTTGCCGTAGTAGAAAAAGAGGGTGAAAAATTTGATGTTGATATTGATGATATTAAAGTAGAAAAGAAAGCAGGCGGTTCAATCAAAGATTCAATGATTATTCAGGGTATTGTACTTGACAAAGAAATAGTACATGGTGGAATGCCACGAAAAATATCTGATGCAAAAATTGCACTTATCAACACAGCACTTGAAATTAACAAAACTGAAACTGATGCCAAAATCAACATCTCAAATCCTCAACAATTGAAATCATTTCTTGATGAAGAAAATAGAATGCTAAAAAATATGGTGGATAAAGTAATTGGTTCAGGTGCAAATGTAGTGTTGTGCCAAAAAGGTATTGATGATATGGCTCAACATTATCTTGCAAAAGCAGGAATTATTGCAGTTAGAAGAATTAAGGAAAGTGATCTTACAAAACTAGCAAAAGCAACTGGTGCTAGAATTGTAACAAACCTTGATGATCTATTTGAAAAAGATCTTGGAAATGCAGAAACTGTTGAGGAAAGAAAAATTGAAGAAGATAAATGGGTTTTTGTTGAAGGATGCAAACATCCAAAATCTGTTACATTATTGCTTCGTGGAGGCTCTCAACGTGTTGTTGATGAAGTTGAACGTTCTGTTCATGACGCAATTATGGTTGTTAAAGATGTCATTATTGACCCAACAATTGTTGCTGGTGGCGGTGCTCCTGAAACATATGCTGCAGCCAAACTTAGAAGTTGGGCAAAATCACTTGAAGGTAGAGAACAATTAGCTGCTGAAAAATTCGCTGATGCTCTTGAATCTATACCATTAACTTTAGCAGAGAGTGCAGGTATGGATCCGATTGATACTCTTACTGCCTTACGTTCTAGACAACTAAAAGGAGAAAAATGGACTGGAATTGATGTTATGAAAGGAAAAATTGCAAATATGAAATCCAGTGATATTATTGAACCTCTTGCAGTAAAACTCCAAATTGTTTCTGCATCATCAGAAGCTGCATGTATGATTCTTAGAATTGATGATGTAATTGCTACTCAAAAATCTGCAGGTCCACCACCTGGTGCTGAAGGTGGAATGCCTGGAGGAATGCCTGGAATGGGTGGAATGCCTGGAGGAATGCCTGGAATGGGTGGAATGCCTGATATGGGCGGCATGATGTAA